The region TCAGAGGTAGGTTGTGAATCTGGCACCACTAAGAAATCCCGACGTAAACTACTCAGGGGCGCATTGGGACTGCGCGCCATGGCCAACATAAGCTCGTCTTTGCGGATATAACCGGTGATATTGTCTTTGTCGTCGGCGTAAACGGGAATTCGTGAGAATCGAATGGCATCGTTGCCCTCCACTACCTCGCTAACCTGCGCGTCCTCCGCGAGACTAAAAATAACCAAGCGGGGTGTCATTACATCTTTGGCCTGCAGGGCGCGAAAGCGAATAAGGCTGGCAACGGCGCTGGATTCTTCCTGATCTAAAATACCTTCGCTGACGGCAACTTCGGCTAGAGCGACAAACTCCTCACGGCTGATTGAGTGTGATGATGCTCCCCGCGACAGCAAAGACGTAATGCCCTGAGCCATGATCACCAAGGGATACATCGACCACATCACGAATTTCAACACAACGGCACAGGGCGGAGCCAATTGCCGCCAAAATAGCGCGCCAAGGGTTTTGGGAATGATTTCGGAAATCACCAAAATCAACAGGGTCAAGATGGCAGAAATAAGGCCAA is a window of Zhongshania aliphaticivorans DNA encoding:
- a CDS encoding CNNM domain-containing protein is translated as MILLFIYIAIALGVSFLCSVLEAVLLSVTPSYIAAEQERGHRNGQLWGDYKTDVDRPLAAILSLNTIAHTVGAAGAGAQATALFGEAYFGLISAILTLLILVISEIIPKTLGALFWRQLAPPCAVVLKFVMWSMYPLVIMAQGITSLLSRGASSHSISREEFVALAEVAVSEGILDQEESSAVASLIRFRALQAKDVMTPRLVIFSLAEDAQVSEVVEGNDAIRFSRIPVYADDKDNITGYIRKDELMLAMARSPNAPLSSLRRDFLVVPDSQPTSELLKKMTEMRLQISLVVNEYGSVMGLVTMEDLIETMLGMEIVDETDPTVDMQVLARELWAKRARRLGVFDDEKISAATSWQASQTDQ